A genomic segment from Zonotrichia albicollis isolate bZonAlb1 chromosome 21, bZonAlb1.hap1, whole genome shotgun sequence encodes:
- the PTRH1 gene encoding peptidyl-tRNA hydrolase isoform X2, whose translation MLAAEVAGSARALVGRAGPRAMVAGLGNYGMRGTRHSVGMEVLDRLARQLAVAEGWRVDKRCCADVALATAHGLELVLLKPRRFMNLNGLSVASAAEIYSLGPGDIYLVHDDLDKALGKVAIKLGGSARGHNGVQSCISALQSNEMTRLRIGIGRPEGDVTVPNYVLSPFSAGEREKLDQILAQAVTCLLEHIQSRAPAEPGDRG comes from the exons ATGCTGGCGGCGGAGGTGGCGGGGAGCGCGCGAGCCCTCGTGGGGCGGGCGGGGCCGCGCGCCATG GTGGCCGGCCTGGGCAACTACGGGATGCGAGGCACACGGCACAGCGTGGGCATGGAGGTGCTGGACCGGCTGGCCCGGCAGCTGGCAGTGGCCGAGGGCTGGCGAGTGGACAAACGGTGCTGTGCTGATGTGGCCCTGGCCACAGCCCACGgcctggagctggtgctgctcaaGCCACGGAGGTTCATGAACCTCAATGGGCTCAGCGTTGCCAGTGCTG CTGAGATCTACAGCCTTGGCCCCGGAGACATTTACCTGGTTCACGACGACCTGGACAAGGCCCTGGGCAAGGTGGCAATCAAGCTGGGAGGCAGCGCAAG GGGACACAATGGGGTCCAATCCTGCATCAGTGCTCTGCAGTCCAAC GAGATGACCCGGCTCAGGATTGGCATCGGGCGGCCAGAGGGTGATGTGACAGTGCCCAACTATGTCCTGTCTCCGTTCAGTGCTGGGGAGAGGGAGAAGCTGGATCAGATCCTGGCCCAGGCAGTGACCTGCCTGCTAGAGCACATCCAGAGCCGagcacctgcagagccaggggacAGGGGCTGA
- the PTRH1 gene encoding peptidyl-tRNA hydrolase isoform X3: MLAAEVAGLGNYGMRGTRHSVGMEVLDRLARQLAVAEGWRVDKRCCADVALATAHGLELVLLKPRRFMNLNGLSVASAAEIYSLGPGDIYLVHDDLDKALGKVAIKLGGSARGHNGVQSCISALQSNEMTRLRIGIGRPEGDVTVPNYVLSPFSAGEREKLDQILAQAVTCLLEHIQSRAPAEPGDRG; encoded by the exons ATGCTGGCGGCGGAG GTGGCCGGCCTGGGCAACTACGGGATGCGAGGCACACGGCACAGCGTGGGCATGGAGGTGCTGGACCGGCTGGCCCGGCAGCTGGCAGTGGCCGAGGGCTGGCGAGTGGACAAACGGTGCTGTGCTGATGTGGCCCTGGCCACAGCCCACGgcctggagctggtgctgctcaaGCCACGGAGGTTCATGAACCTCAATGGGCTCAGCGTTGCCAGTGCTG CTGAGATCTACAGCCTTGGCCCCGGAGACATTTACCTGGTTCACGACGACCTGGACAAGGCCCTGGGCAAGGTGGCAATCAAGCTGGGAGGCAGCGCAAG GGGACACAATGGGGTCCAATCCTGCATCAGTGCTCTGCAGTCCAAC GAGATGACCCGGCTCAGGATTGGCATCGGGCGGCCAGAGGGTGATGTGACAGTGCCCAACTATGTCCTGTCTCCGTTCAGTGCTGGGGAGAGGGAGAAGCTGGATCAGATCCTGGCCCAGGCAGTGACCTGCCTGCTAGAGCACATCCAGAGCCGagcacctgcagagccaggggacAGGGGCTGA
- the PTRH1 gene encoding peptidyl-tRNA hydrolase isoform X1 produces MLEGIRPVQGPGASWWPVRALLTAGMQVAGLGNYGMRGTRHSVGMEVLDRLARQLAVAEGWRVDKRCCADVALATAHGLELVLLKPRRFMNLNGLSVASAAEIYSLGPGDIYLVHDDLDKALGKVAIKLGGSARGHNGVQSCISALQSNEMTRLRIGIGRPEGDVTVPNYVLSPFSAGEREKLDQILAQAVTCLLEHIQSRAPAEPGDRG; encoded by the exons ATGCTGGAGGGGATCAGGCCCGTGCAGGGGCCAGGGGCCTCATGGTGGCCCGTCAGAGCCCTGCTGACAGCTGGCATGCAGGTGGCCGGCCTGGGCAACTACGGGATGCGAGGCACACGGCACAGCGTGGGCATGGAGGTGCTGGACCGGCTGGCCCGGCAGCTGGCAGTGGCCGAGGGCTGGCGAGTGGACAAACGGTGCTGTGCTGATGTGGCCCTGGCCACAGCCCACGgcctggagctggtgctgctcaaGCCACGGAGGTTCATGAACCTCAATGGGCTCAGCGTTGCCAGTGCTG CTGAGATCTACAGCCTTGGCCCCGGAGACATTTACCTGGTTCACGACGACCTGGACAAGGCCCTGGGCAAGGTGGCAATCAAGCTGGGAGGCAGCGCAAG GGGACACAATGGGGTCCAATCCTGCATCAGTGCTCTGCAGTCCAAC GAGATGACCCGGCTCAGGATTGGCATCGGGCGGCCAGAGGGTGATGTGACAGTGCCCAACTATGTCCTGTCTCCGTTCAGTGCTGGGGAGAGGGAGAAGCTGGATCAGATCCTGGCCCAGGCAGTGACCTGCCTGCTAGAGCACATCCAGAGCCGagcacctgcagagccaggggacAGGGGCTGA
- the CERCAM gene encoding inactive glycosyltransferase 25 family member 3, translating into MGAAGPLCALLLLLATGTGTGTGTGPAPPRLVLALLARNAQHSLPHCLGALERLDYPAGSIALWCATDHNSDNTTAMLQEWLGAVGKDYHSVALKVQEEPSSYPDELGPKHWSDKRYENVMKLKQEALTYAREQQADYILFMDTDSILTNNQTLKFLMAQNKSVVAPMLDSQTFYSNFWCGITPQGFYRRTPDYFPTKNRQRRGCFRVPMVYATFLIDLRKEETSHLAFYPPHPNYTWAFDDIIVFAYSCQEAGVEVHVCNQHHFGYINVPVKAHQTLEDDHANFVHLTLEAMVDGPPMQRSRHISLLPRPLTKMGFDEIFLINLVRRPDRRQRMLASLQELEIIPRVVDAVDGSTLNSSDIKVLGVDLLPGYYDPFSGRTLTKGEVGCFLSHYNIWKEIVSRGLERSVVFEDDVRFEAAFPARLQRLMDELERAQQDWDLIYLGRKQVNDEDEAPVEGVRNLVVAGYSYWTLAYAISHHGAQKLLATKPLSKMLPVDEYLPIMYDKHPNEDYKRHFSPRDLLVFSAHPLLVYPTHYAGDSNWLSDTETSTIWDDDAKKTDWAGSQKTLRDSRGSTGHLRSTARDEL; encoded by the exons ATGGGCGCCGCGGGGCCGCTCTGcgccctcctcctgctcctggccaccggcaccggcaccggcaccggcaccgggccGGCCCCACCGCGCCTGGTGCTCGCCCTCCTGGCCCGGAACGCGCAGCACTCGCTGCCGCACTGCCTGGGAGCCCTGGAGCGCCTGGACTATCCCGCGGGCAGCATCGCCCTGTG GTGTGCAACAGACCACAACTCGGACAACACGACAGCAATGCTGCAGGAGTGGCTGGGGGCCGTGGGGAAGGACTATCACTCGGTGGCCTTGAAGGTGCAAGAGGAGCCCAG ctcctacCCCGATGAGCTTGGTCCCAAGCACTGGAGTGACAAACGCTATGAAAACGTGATGAAGTTGAAGCAGGAAGCTCTCACCTACGCCCGGGAGCAGCAGGCAGACTACATCCTG TTCATGGACACTGACAGCATCCTGACCAACAACCAGACCCTCAAGTTCCTCATGGCACAGAACAAGTCAGTGGTGGCCCCCATGCTGGACTCGCAGACCTTCTACTCCAACTTCTGGTGTGGCATCACACCCCAG GGGTTCTATCGCCGCACACCCGACTACTTCCCCACCAAGAACCGGCAGCGCCGGGGCTGCTTCCGCGTGCCCATGGTCTACGCCACCTTCCTGATCGACCTGCGCAAGGAGGAGACCTCGCACCTGGCTTTCTACCCACCCCACCCCAACTACACCTGGGCCTTCGATGACATCATTGTCTTTGCCTACTCCTGCCAGGAGGCTG GTGTGGAGGTCCACGTATGCAACCAGCATCACTTTGGTTACATCAATGTTCCTGTGAAGGCCCACCAGACGCTGGAGGATGATCATGCCAACTTTGTGCATCTCACGCTGGAGGCCATGG tggATGGTCCCCCCATGCAGCGCTCCAGGCACATTTCTCTCCTGCCCAGGCCGCTCACAAAAATGGGCTTCGATGAA ATCTTCTTAATCAACCTGGTGCGGAGGCCAGACCGGCGGCAGCGAATGCTGgcatccctgcaggagctggagatcATTCCACGGGTGGTGGATGCTGTGGATGGCAG CACCCTCAACAGCAGTGACATCAAGGTGCTGGGTGTGGACTTGCTACCCGGGTACTACGATCCCTTCTCCGGCCGCACGCTCACCAAGGGCGAGGTTGGCTGCTTCCTCAGCCACTACAATATCTGGAAGGAG ATCGTGTCCCGGGGGTTGGAGAGGTCGGTGGTGTTCGAGGATGACGTGCGCTTCGAGGCTGCCTTCCCAGCACGGCTACAGCGGCTGATGGATGAGCTGGAGCGGGCACAGCAGGACTGGGACCTCAT CTACCTGGGGAGGAAGCAGGTGAACGACGAGGATGAGGCGCCTGTGGAAGGTGTGCGGAACCTGGTGGTGGCCGGGTACTCGTACTGGACGCTGGCCTACGCCATCTCCCACCATGGGGCAcagaagctgctggccaccaaacCCCTCTCCAAAATGCTGCCCGTGGACGAGTATCTGCCCATCATGTATGACAAGCACCCCAA CGAGGATTACAAGCGGCACTTCTCCCCACGGGACTTGCTGGTGTTTTCAGCTCACCCCCTCCTGGTTTATCCCACTCACTACGCTGGGGACAGCAACTGGCTGAGTGACACTGAGACCTCCACCATCTGGGATGATGATGCCAAGAAGACTGACTGGGCTGGCTCACAGAAGACACTGAGGGACTCACGGGGCAGCACTGGCCACCTCCGCTCCACGGCCCGTGACGAGCTCTGA